In the genome of Deinococcus deserti VCD115, one region contains:
- a CDS encoding septum site-determining protein MinC, which translates to MKLRGTLGGLNLLLEPGDTAHSVGELLAVRTDLLVSHVTLEIQGDADPGAVEAALQAIRAAGGTPGRIRAPRVTVPGPSSEAAPGTLVVNSRTQIVPHTVRAGFRGEYPGSVIVLGDVNPGAEIVASGDVIVVGALRGVAHAGQGGHAEAIVWARPIASTQIRIGDAVARAPEGSSLSNMRRSEGPPAAEIARLQDGQIVIDVQK; encoded by the coding sequence ATGAAGTTGCGCGGCACACTCGGTGGCCTGAACCTTCTCCTCGAACCGGGTGATACTGCCCATAGCGTGGGCGAGCTGCTGGCTGTTCGTACCGATCTGCTGGTATCGCACGTCACTCTGGAAATCCAGGGCGACGCCGATCCCGGCGCTGTGGAAGCTGCCCTTCAGGCTATCCGGGCTGCAGGCGGCACCCCTGGCCGCATCCGGGCGCCGCGTGTCACCGTGCCGGGCCCGTCCAGCGAGGCTGCTCCCGGCACACTGGTGGTCAATTCGCGTACACAGATCGTGCCGCACACAGTACGGGCAGGCTTCCGTGGCGAATACCCGGGCAGCGTAATTGTGCTGGGAGACGTCAATCCCGGCGCCGAGATCGTGGCCAGTGGCGACGTGATCGTGGTGGGGGCATTGCGGGGCGTGGCCCATGCCGGTCAGGGGGGCCACGCCGAAGCCATCGTGTGGGCCCGGCCGATTGCCAGCACGCAGATCCGCATTGGTGACGCTGTGGCCCGCGCCCCGGAAGGCAGCAGCCTGAGCAATATGCGGCGCTCCGAAGGGCCGCCTGCTGCAGAAATTGCCCGGCTTCAGGACGGCCAGATCGTCATCGACGTTCAAAAGTGA
- a CDS encoding DUF1294 domain-containing protein, with protein sequence MVAFIAMGHDKRLATQLRRRTPEKNLHRLEAWGGWAGSLAAQLLLRHKTRKASYQRIYRPIALGWVTACAVVGTLHLLQRFYI encoded by the coding sequence ATGGTTGCCTTTATCGCCATGGGGCATGACAAGCGTCTGGCGACGCAGTTGAGGCGGCGCACGCCTGAAAAAAACCTGCATCGCCTGGAAGCCTGGGGAGGCTGGGCGGGATCTCTGGCTGCGCAGCTCCTGCTTCGTCACAAGACTCGGAAAGCGTCGTATCAGCGAATCTACCGGCCGATTGCTCTGGGATGGGTGACGGCATGTGCTGTGGTTGGAACGCTACATCTGCTGCAAAGATTTTACATTTGA
- a CDS encoding S1 RNA-binding domain-containing protein, whose translation MVQLDSGAVAEGRITRVTDFGAFIQFENGETGLVHMSQIAHSFVRNIHDHVREGDTVEVKVLGRDERGRLDLSIKELLEEPEEIPRPRAIGRQSPQFEAKLRSFMRDAKERTTGGGGKKPATKRKK comes from the coding sequence TTGGTGCAGCTTGATTCCGGTGCGGTCGCAGAGGGCCGTATCACGCGCGTAACAGACTTTGGCGCGTTTATTCAGTTCGAGAACGGCGAGACGGGCCTGGTCCACATGTCGCAGATTGCTCATTCGTTCGTGCGGAACATCCACGACCATGTGCGCGAGGGCGACACTGTGGAAGTCAAGGTGCTCGGCCGTGACGAACGGGGCCGTCTCGACCTGTCGATCAAGGAACTCCTTGAAGAACCCGAGGAAATTCCGCGCCCCCGCGCGATTGGGCGGCAGAGCCCACAGTTCGAGGCCAAGCTGCGCTCCTTTATGCGCGACGCCAAAGAACGCACCACTGGTGGCGGTGGCAAGAAGCCGGCCACCAAGCGTAAGAAGTAA
- a CDS encoding DUF4388 domain-containing protein codes for MQGLLTDLPLLGVLELVHATRQTGVLDVQTNVPFTVAFRQGEIVAGGILDWMGREALQAAPLLPESGSFQFVPREVTGTPLGPYEHFTTDWARAADEWETLCAVIGSPSRYFRGELGLFDREDGLSIRAASRESEVPLFDVAQQVTEAVREGRLEPLDHFAWFSLRMMPAGQRANLHPVAKELDGERNLGDLVEGGLDVHVVREYLLGELRLGLRFPGSGWVLRDLVWEQDHAQEL; via the coding sequence ATGCAGGGTTTGCTGACTGATCTTCCGCTCCTGGGTGTGCTCGAACTCGTGCATGCCACCCGTCAGACTGGGGTTCTGGACGTGCAGACGAACGTACCCTTTACCGTGGCCTTCCGGCAGGGCGAGATCGTCGCTGGTGGCATCCTCGACTGGATGGGTCGCGAGGCCCTCCAGGCAGCGCCGCTGCTGCCCGAATCCGGCTCTTTTCAGTTTGTGCCTCGCGAGGTCACTGGCACGCCGCTGGGGCCTTACGAACACTTCACAACCGACTGGGCCCGGGCCGCCGACGAGTGGGAAACGTTGTGCGCCGTGATCGGCAGCCCCAGCCGCTACTTCCGGGGAGAACTGGGGCTCTTTGACCGCGAAGACGGCCTGAGCATCCGTGCTGCGTCAAGGGAGTCGGAAGTGCCGCTCTTTGATGTTGCCCAGCAGGTCACCGAGGCCGTTCGCGAAGGGCGCCTGGAACCACTGGATCATTTCGCCTGGTTCAGTCTGCGCATGATGCCAGCCGGCCAGCGTGCCAACCTGCATCCAGTAGCCAAAGAACTGGACGGCGAACGCAATCTGGGGGACCTGGTCGAAGGCGGTCTGGACGTACATGTCGTGCGTGAATATCTGCTCGGTGAACTGCGCCTTGGTCTACGCTTCCCCGGCAGTGGCTGGGTATTGCGAGACCTGGTCTGGGAACAGGATCACGCCCAGGAACTGTAG
- a CDS encoding S1C family serine protease, translating into MKRPLPLLLLTGALALGSFVGYQANERQNSPAETASVTSSTPVEEESIQGQMVPATNRPAAFNQARARTESEANTVQVVKDRQDGLVYISVTESSSGSEQAQLRQRLQEQFGLPELPGGNGARSGTGSGFFVSAAGDIITNNHVIEGASEITIRLHGNKKTYKAKVIARAPDFDLALIRAEGVPREDIQALPLGDSSRLDVGLKAIAMGAPFGLDFSVSEGIISSLERTVPVGTKQVNQQVIQTDAAINPGNSGGPLLNSAGEVIGVNTQILTGGIGQSAGVGFAIPINTVKKLLPQLQAGKGGVIRTPTLGIQFTDLSALSDEERKAYNLPASGALLQQVYPNSPAARAGLKGGSEAATVSDTGGGSAQIATDGDIITAVDGQAITEGDDLRRAVIGKQIGDRLTLTVRRGSKTREVTVQLQAFDFPQASGQE; encoded by the coding sequence ATGAAACGTCCCCTGCCACTGCTGCTGCTCACTGGTGCCCTCGCCCTGGGGTCCTTTGTTGGATATCAGGCCAACGAACGTCAGAACAGTCCTGCCGAGACAGCGTCGGTGACTTCCAGCACCCCGGTGGAGGAAGAGTCAATTCAGGGCCAGATGGTGCCAGCCACCAACCGGCCGGCTGCCTTCAATCAGGCGCGGGCCCGCACCGAATCCGAAGCCAACACCGTGCAGGTCGTCAAGGACCGCCAGGACGGTCTGGTGTACATCAGTGTCACGGAAAGCAGCAGTGGCAGCGAGCAGGCTCAGCTCCGCCAGCGCCTGCAGGAACAGTTCGGCCTGCCTGAACTTCCTGGGGGCAACGGGGCACGCAGCGGAACCGGCAGCGGATTTTTCGTCAGTGCTGCCGGTGACATCATTACCAACAACCATGTGATCGAGGGGGCCAGCGAGATCACCATCCGGCTGCATGGCAACAAGAAAACCTACAAGGCAAAGGTCATTGCCCGTGCCCCGGACTTTGATCTGGCCCTGATCCGTGCCGAGGGGGTGCCCCGGGAGGACATTCAGGCGCTGCCGCTGGGGGACAGCTCCCGGCTGGACGTCGGCCTCAAAGCCATTGCCATGGGCGCGCCATTCGGGCTTGATTTCAGTGTTTCCGAAGGCATTATCAGCAGCCTGGAGCGCACGGTGCCAGTCGGAACCAAGCAGGTGAACCAGCAGGTGATCCAGACGGACGCGGCCATCAACCCAGGCAACAGTGGCGGGCCACTTCTAAACAGCGCCGGAGAGGTGATCGGGGTGAACACCCAGATTCTGACGGGCGGCATTGGACAGAGCGCCGGCGTCGGGTTTGCTATTCCTATCAATACTGTAAAGAAGCTGCTCCCCCAGCTTCAGGCCGGGAAGGGAGGTGTCATCCGAACTCCGACCCTGGGAATCCAGTTCACCGACCTGAGTGCCCTGAGCGACGAGGAACGCAAGGCTTACAATCTGCCGGCCAGCGGCGCGCTGCTTCAGCAGGTGTACCCCAACAGTCCTGCAGCACGTGCGGGACTCAAAGGCGGGAGCGAGGCGGCGACCGTTTCTGATACAGGAGGCGGAAGTGCACAGATTGCCACCGACGGCGACATCATCACGGCGGTGGACGGCCAGGCCATCACCGAGGGTGACGACCTGCGGCGCGCGGTGATCGGCAAACAGATCGGAGACCGCCTGACACTGACGGTGAGGCGGGGAAGCAAAACACGCGAGGTGACCGTCCAGCTCCAGGCGTTCGACTTCCCGCAGGCAAGCGGACAGGAGTAA
- the ispH gene encoding 4-hydroxy-3-methylbut-2-enyl diphosphate reductase — protein MIERIHLAKPRGFCAGVVMAIQAVEKAARTEEKPVTVYHSIVHNHTVVERLRAGGGVHFVEDLDAIEALPENGETVIFSAHGISPVVRERARQLGLATIDATCPLVTKVHTEAKKYAREGYTILLIGDSARHQEVIGTRGEAPDHTILVGVLGQAHNEDSGLNDPHTVEVPDPSRVVVLTQTTLSVDDTRRTVDVLRSRFPALVVPPSEDLCYATKNRQDAVKAIAPVVDMFLVLTSTHSSNGMRLLELARSLCGRAERLETVADLQMLDLSGVRSVGITSAASTPDDLVQAVVEHFRSLNPLLQVTEEGEWENIEFREPRKILPTDQLPRTMQ, from the coding sequence ATGATCGAGCGCATTCATCTGGCCAAACCGCGGGGCTTTTGCGCGGGCGTGGTCATGGCCATCCAGGCGGTGGAGAAAGCGGCCCGCACTGAGGAAAAGCCAGTCACGGTGTACCACTCCATTGTCCATAACCACACGGTGGTCGAGCGGTTGCGCGCGGGCGGCGGTGTTCACTTTGTTGAGGACCTCGACGCCATCGAGGCGCTCCCTGAAAACGGCGAGACCGTGATCTTCAGTGCCCACGGCATTAGCCCGGTGGTGCGCGAACGTGCCCGGCAGCTGGGTCTGGCGACCATTGACGCTACCTGCCCACTGGTCACGAAAGTTCACACCGAGGCCAAGAAATATGCCCGCGAGGGCTATACCATTCTGCTGATCGGCGACAGTGCCCGGCACCAGGAAGTCATCGGTACCCGCGGAGAGGCGCCGGACCATACCATCCTGGTGGGCGTTCTGGGACAGGCGCACAACGAAGACTCGGGGCTCAACGATCCGCATACGGTGGAGGTGCCTGATCCCTCAAGAGTCGTGGTGCTCACGCAGACGACGCTCAGTGTGGACGACACACGCCGCACAGTGGATGTGCTCCGGAGCCGCTTTCCGGCGCTGGTCGTGCCTCCCAGCGAGGACCTGTGCTACGCCACCAAGAACCGTCAGGACGCCGTCAAGGCCATCGCACCGGTGGTGGATATGTTCCTGGTCCTGACCAGTACCCACAGCAGCAACGGCATGCGTCTGCTGGAACTGGCCCGCAGCCTTTGCGGCCGGGCCGAGCGGCTCGAGACTGTGGCGGACCTGCAGATGCTGGACTTGAGTGGGGTGCGCTCGGTAGGCATCACGAGTGCGGCAAGTACCCCGGATGATCTGGTTCAGGCTGTGGTCGAGCATTTCCGTTCGCTCAATCCTCTCTTGCAGGTCACCGAGGAAGGCGAGTGGGAGAACATAGAATTCCGGGAGCCTCGCAAGATCCTGCCGACCGACCAGCTGCCGCGCACCATGCAGTGA
- a CDS encoding [LysW]-aminoadipate kinase has product MIIVKVGGSAGIDYDAVCADLAARWKAGERLVLVHGGSGETNRIAEALGHPPRFVTSPSGYTSRFTDRETLEIFEMVYCGKMNKGIVERLQRLGVNAVGLSGLDGRIFEGRHKDSVRAVENGKVKVLRGDHTGTVEKVNTELIELLLGAGYLPVLTPPAASYEGVAINVDGDRAAAALAVALKADALLLLSNVPGLLRAYPDESSLIREIPASNVEDYLEFAQDRMKKKVLGAAEAVQGGVKRVIFGDARAGQPVTAALEGAGTVVS; this is encoded by the coding sequence ATGATCATCGTGAAAGTCGGCGGAAGTGCCGGGATTGATTACGACGCTGTCTGTGCCGACCTCGCGGCCCGCTGGAAGGCGGGCGAACGGCTGGTGCTCGTGCATGGCGGCAGCGGCGAAACAAACCGCATTGCCGAAGCACTGGGACATCCCCCCCGTTTCGTGACCAGTCCCAGCGGCTACACCTCCCGCTTTACCGACCGCGAGACCCTGGAAATCTTCGAGATGGTGTACTGCGGCAAGATGAACAAGGGCATCGTCGAGCGTTTGCAGAGGCTCGGGGTCAACGCAGTGGGCCTTTCAGGGCTCGACGGCCGCATATTCGAAGGCCGTCACAAGGACAGCGTACGGGCAGTGGAAAACGGCAAGGTCAAGGTGCTGCGGGGGGACCACACCGGGACCGTGGAGAAGGTCAACACAGAACTCATCGAGCTCCTGCTGGGCGCCGGCTACCTGCCGGTGCTGACCCCGCCCGCAGCCAGCTATGAGGGGGTGGCCATCAATGTCGACGGGGACCGCGCGGCGGCGGCTCTGGCCGTGGCCCTGAAGGCAGACGCCCTGCTGCTGCTGTCCAACGTGCCTGGCCTGCTGCGCGCCTATCCCGACGAAAGCAGCCTGATCCGCGAGATTCCAGCCAGCAATGTCGAGGACTACCTGGAATTTGCGCAGGACCGAATGAAGAAAAAGGTGCTGGGCGCTGCTGAGGCTGTGCAGGGCGGCGTCAAACGGGTCATTTTCGGAGACGCCCGCGCTGGACAGCCCGTTACAGCCGCACTGGAAGGCGCCGGAACGGTGGTGTCCTGA
- a CDS encoding bifunctional ADP-dependent NAD(P)H-hydrate dehydratase/NAD(P)H-hydrate epimerase yields the protein MPQYVLTAAQASAVDQQLQRAGLLDLAMEEAGSAVARLVQQQYPAGRVLFLAGGGANGGDALVAARHLHVQGREVEVLALPARHRLTQLNRRRLQAVGVACRPLKAAAAQRSVEAAALLVDGLLGTGFTPPLRAPLDTLVHIINAASCPVLSIDIPSGIDAHSAEAGLAVQAQHTVSLMGWKPALLFGESAARAGAVTLVPLTVPAAWVQAQALAVRPTDAEVGAMLPARRNDAHKGTAGHVWVLGGHPGTVGAAALTAAGALRTGSGLVTVHSVAEIPLVMPELMVHRHSVWDAAFRAFGDRRPDAVAVGMGLGPDAAHIARRVLSWNIPTVLDADALQPELIGHGHDSCLWTPHPGEAARLLRTSTPELTRYPLEAARALQEQLGGVVVLKGGPSVVAYSGGLSVAQGGHPGMASAGMGDTLSGILASLLGQGMDVVQAAVAGVRLHARAGERAGQLHGYGLSATDVASQLGAAWTDLTSETHPTRERLSFRV from the coding sequence ATCCGGCTGGGCGTGTGCTCTTCCTGGCTGGAGGCGGAGCAAATGGGGGCGACGCGCTGGTGGCCGCCCGGCATCTGCATGTGCAGGGCCGCGAGGTGGAGGTCCTGGCCCTGCCCGCCCGTCACCGGCTGACACAGCTCAACCGCCGCCGCCTGCAGGCCGTAGGGGTGGCGTGCCGCCCGCTGAAAGCAGCAGCGGCGCAGCGCTCGGTGGAGGCTGCCGCTCTGCTTGTGGACGGTCTGCTGGGCACCGGGTTCACACCACCTCTGCGGGCCCCACTGGACACGCTTGTTCACATCATTAACGCGGCGAGCTGCCCAGTTCTGAGTATCGACATTCCCAGTGGAATAGACGCCCACAGCGCCGAGGCGGGCCTTGCCGTGCAGGCACAGCACACGGTGAGCCTGATGGGCTGGAAGCCAGCCCTGCTGTTCGGAGAATCGGCGGCGCGCGCAGGCGCCGTGACCCTGGTGCCGCTGACCGTGCCTGCCGCGTGGGTGCAGGCACAGGCACTGGCTGTGCGCCCTACGGACGCCGAGGTGGGGGCCATGCTGCCGGCACGCCGCAACGACGCGCACAAAGGCACGGCTGGACACGTCTGGGTTCTGGGTGGTCATCCGGGAACAGTGGGAGCCGCCGCTCTGACAGCTGCCGGAGCCCTGCGGACCGGCTCGGGCCTGGTCACGGTGCATTCGGTGGCCGAAATCCCGCTGGTGATGCCGGAACTGATGGTGCACCGTCATTCAGTATGGGACGCAGCGTTCAGGGCCTTTGGTGACCGCCGGCCCGACGCCGTGGCCGTGGGCATGGGTCTGGGTCCGGACGCCGCTCATATCGCGCGCCGGGTACTGTCGTGGAACATTCCCACAGTGCTGGACGCCGACGCCCTGCAACCGGAATTGATAGGTCATGGACATGACTCATGCCTGTGGACGCCTCATCCAGGTGAGGCCGCGCGCCTGCTGAGGACTTCCACCCCGGAGCTGACCCGTTATCCCCTGGAGGCTGCCCGGGCCCTGCAGGAACAGCTGGGCGGGGTGGTGGTGCTCAAGGGCGGGCCCAGTGTCGTTGCGTATTCGGGGGGCCTGAGTGTTGCCCAGGGGGGACATCCTGGGATGGCCAGCGCGGGAATGGGCGATACCCTTTCCGGCATCCTGGCGTCCCTTCTGGGACAGGGAATGGACGTGGTACAGGCGGCTGTGGCTGGGGTCAGGCTCCATGCACGTGCCGGTGAACGTGCCGGTCAGCTTCACGGCTATGGTCTGAGTGCCACTGATGTGGCCTCCCAGTTAGGTGCTGCCTGGACTGATTTGACCAGTGAGACCCACCCCACAAGAGAACGACTGTCGTTCCGGGTCTAA
- a CDS encoding glycerol-3-phosphate acyltransferase, translating into MLFLSALLLLVAFLVGSVPIGHALLTRAGVDVRLNNAHNLGVENVLRRVGPGLAVASASLDFLKGFLAVLMASSLQQPDLTVLAALAAYLGHLNPPRALFGNTRPRGRGNLVLLGTLAALPVTGAVPFWAALLPVLVYAGVVGYWGFVSSATLSALLAFTLATLLIPVGVPARLAALGLLVTAAWRFKENLGRILDGTEPRFGDEVPLAGKRNDEVVAAFMIHPMTLENFWSAQRFAWLRPLVERGVVSEASVRQMAERLRPMKVGELRGIRTVDGKAIRCYLLSSPLLPDVFRDQPELATQRAIEGARLAHELGAEVFGLGAFWSVVGNKGVDVQAAVPEITITNGGAYTSGTIKAAIPGILQHFQETGRDLKAATAGIVGANGVVAFGIARTIAPQVGRLIMIGRDMERLERSAATLRRANKDTEIVTTTSYDTLNEADLIFTATSDPNPVIFPQHVKPGAWIFDEGRPADVDQSVEKVPGVRIIPGGVVRPPGGMTSNIDLQFGEGAVPACLAETLIIAATGEHNRKSLGPQTLSENINFFVEQADKLGFTVVD; encoded by the coding sequence ATGTTGTTTCTGTCCGCGCTGCTCCTGCTGGTGGCTTTTCTTGTGGGTAGCGTTCCCATCGGTCATGCGCTGCTGACCCGCGCGGGCGTTGACGTCCGGCTGAACAATGCCCATAACCTGGGCGTCGAAAACGTCCTGCGGCGCGTGGGACCCGGTCTCGCCGTCGCGTCGGCCTCACTGGATTTTCTCAAGGGGTTCCTGGCGGTGCTGATGGCGTCAAGTCTTCAGCAGCCAGACCTCACGGTGCTGGCAGCCCTGGCAGCTTACCTGGGCCATCTCAACCCACCACGCGCGCTGTTCGGCAACACGCGTCCGCGTGGCCGGGGCAATCTGGTGCTTTTGGGTACTCTGGCAGCACTGCCAGTCACAGGGGCCGTACCCTTCTGGGCGGCTCTTCTGCCCGTGCTGGTCTACGCCGGCGTCGTTGGGTACTGGGGCTTTGTCAGCAGCGCAACGCTCTCGGCGCTCCTGGCCTTCACACTGGCCACGCTGCTGATTCCCGTGGGGGTCCCTGCCCGGCTCGCGGCCCTGGGACTGCTGGTCACGGCCGCGTGGCGCTTCAAAGAGAACCTGGGGCGCATTCTGGACGGCACGGAGCCGCGCTTCGGTGATGAGGTACCGCTGGCAGGCAAACGCAACGACGAAGTGGTTGCCGCCTTCATGATTCACCCCATGACGCTGGAGAATTTCTGGTCGGCGCAGCGCTTCGCCTGGTTGCGGCCCCTGGTGGAACGGGGCGTGGTCAGTGAGGCCAGTGTCCGCCAGATGGCCGAGCGGCTGCGTCCTATGAAGGTCGGAGAACTGCGTGGCATCCGGACGGTTGACGGCAAGGCGATCCGCTGTTACCTGCTGTCGAGCCCGCTGTTGCCCGACGTTTTCCGTGACCAGCCGGAACTGGCGACCCAGCGTGCCATCGAAGGAGCACGACTGGCCCACGAACTGGGCGCAGAGGTCTTTGGCCTGGGGGCCTTCTGGTCGGTGGTGGGCAACAAGGGCGTGGACGTGCAGGCGGCCGTGCCCGAGATCACCATCACCAACGGTGGAGCCTACACCTCCGGGACCATCAAGGCCGCGATTCCCGGCATCCTGCAGCACTTTCAGGAGACCGGACGGGACCTCAAGGCAGCGACTGCCGGCATCGTCGGGGCCAATGGGGTCGTCGCCTTCGGGATTGCGCGGACCATCGCACCCCAGGTGGGCCGCCTGATCATGATCGGGCGCGATATGGAGCGTCTGGAGCGCAGCGCAGCGACCCTGCGCCGGGCCAACAAGGACACCGAGATCGTCACCACCACCAGCTACGACACCCTCAATGAAGCGGATCTGATCTTCACGGCGACCAGCGACCCCAATCCAGTGATCTTCCCGCAGCATGTCAAGCCGGGCGCCTGGATCTTCGATGAGGGACGGCCGGCAGACGTCGATCAGAGCGTCGAAAAAGTTCCTGGTGTGCGCATCATTCCCGGAGGCGTGGTCCGGCCTCCCGGCGGCATGACCAGCAACATCGACCTGCAGTTCGGTGAAGGGGCGGTTCCTGCCTGTCTGGCAGAAACCCTGATTATCGCGGCCACCGGCGAGCACAACCGCAAGAGCCTGGGGCCGCAGACCCTCAGCGAGAACATCAATTTCTTTGTAGAACAGGCCGACAAGCTGGGCTTTACCGTGGTGGACTGA
- the rimP gene encoding ribosome maturation factor RimP — protein sequence MNNNTTDNSTLQQIAHAAVEPLGFEVLEVQVQSQGGEKIVLVRVDRLDEQPVTMEDLTKASRAAEAEFDRLDPVAGEYRLEFESPGSKRPLTRARHFERMLGLKARVRGEGHAFTAPIKAVSGDQVTFDVSGQDVTVSASAVQANLAEFPDRHR from the coding sequence ATGAATAACAACACAACCGACAATTCAACCCTGCAACAGATCGCCCATGCGGCCGTGGAGCCCCTGGGCTTCGAGGTGCTGGAAGTTCAGGTGCAGTCACAGGGCGGCGAGAAAATCGTGCTGGTCCGGGTCGACCGGCTTGACGAACAGCCCGTCACCATGGAGGACCTGACCAAAGCCAGCCGCGCGGCCGAGGCCGAGTTTGACCGGCTGGACCCAGTGGCCGGTGAATACCGCCTGGAATTCGAGTCGCCTGGGTCCAAGCGTCCTCTGACGCGCGCCCGGCACTTTGAGCGCATGCTTGGGCTCAAGGCCCGCGTCCGTGGAGAGGGCCACGCCTTCACCGCGCCTATCAAGGCGGTCAGTGGCGACCAGGTGACTTTCGATGTCAGCGGGCAGGACGTCACGGTCTCTGCCAGCGCTGTGCAGGCCAACCTGGCCGAATTCCCGGACCGGCACCGCTGA